The genomic interval GAGAGAAGCGCTATCTCGATCTCGCCCGCTACTTCCTCGACGCCCGCGGCACGGAGCCGAATTTCTTCCTCGAAGAATGGGAGCGGAGAGGGAGAAAGTCGTTCTGGTGGCCGTGGATGAAGGAGCCGGACCTCGCCTACCATCAGGCGCACAAACCGGTGCGCGAGCAGGATGTGGCGGTGGGCCACGCGGTGCGCGCGATGTACATGTACACGGCGATGGCGGACGTCGCGCGGCTCACGGGCGACGAGACGCTGGCGAGGGCGTGCGAGCGGCTGTGGGAAGATGTCACGCGGCGCCAGATGTACATCATCGGGGCCGTCGGATCGACCCATCAGGGCGAGGCGTTCACCTTTGACTACGATCTCCCGAACGAGACGGCGTATGCGGAGACGTGCGCCTCGGTGGGCCTCATCTTCTTCGCCAAGCGCATGCTCGAACTCGCGCCGCGGTCTGAGTACGCCGACGTCATGGAGCGCGCCCTGTACAACACGGTCATCGGCAGCATGGCGCAGGACGGCAAGCACTACTGCTATGTGAATCCGCTCGAGGTGTGGCCGCGCGCGAATGAGGAGAATCCAGACCGCAGACATGTCCGGCCGACGCGCCAGGCCTGGTTTGGCTGCGCGTGCTGCCCGCCGAACGTGGCACGCCTTCTGATGAGCCTCGGGGACTACGTGTATTCGTGGCACGAAGCGCATCGGACGCTGTACGTCCACCTTCACATCGGCAGCTCCGTCGAGTGGGATCTGGATGGCTCGCGAGCGCAGGTGGCGCTGGCGTCGAGCCTGCCGTGGCGAGGCGAGATGTCCCTTCGCATGTCCGTGAGCCATGGGCCTCGCCGCTTCGCCATCGCCGTCCGCATCCCAGGTTGGTGCGCGGGAAAACCGAGCGTTCGAGTGAATGGCCAGCCTCTCGCAAGAAGCGAGGTGTGCATGGAGAACGGGTATGCCGTGATCGAGCGCGAATTCGCAAACGGCGACGAGGTGGCGCTCGAATTCCCCATGGAGGCGCGATGGGTCGTCGGCCATCCGGAGCTCCGCGCCGTAAGCGGCATGGTGGCCATCGAACGCGGCCCGCTCGTCTACTGCGTGGAAGAGGCCGATCACGGCCCCAATCTCGCCGCGCTGTCGGTCGATCTCGGCGCACCGATCGCGGAGGTGCCCTGCCGAATTGCAGGCGTGGACGCCGTGGCGCTGGAATGCGACGCATATCGGCGCGACGACGCCGCGTTTAGGGACGGCGCCCTGTACCAACCGGCAACCGAGGAGGCCCGCCGGGAGCACAAGGTGAGGCTTCGCGCCATCCCGTACTTCCTCTGGGGAAACCGGGGACAGGGCGAAATGCGCGTCTGGCTCCGATGGCGCTGAAACAACTCGCCCCCGCAGCCGACGCGGCCTGCGGGGGCGGTGCCTCACTTGAAGACCTTGAACCGCTCCTCCACCGGTTGCACCTGCTTTTCGCGCGGCGCATTCTCCGGCGATCCAAACGGCATCTGCGCCACGAGCCGCCACGTCTCAGGCAGCTTCCACTCCGCCTTGACGCGATCTTCGACGACGTTGTAGTGCTGGAGGCTTGCACCGTATCCGTACGCCTCGAGCACCACCCAGACCGCGTATTGGTGCATGGCGTTCGTGTGCTCGGCCCAGACGGGGAACTTGTCCTGATTGGCCGGGAACTTTTGCTGGAACGACTCGATCACGGCCTGATCTTCGAAGAAGAGCACGGTGCCGTAGCCGCCGCGAAATCCGGCGAGCCGGGCGGCGACCGCATCCAACTGATCGGGAGCGACCACAGCGCGCATCACGTCTTGGACGATGTCCCAAAACTTCTCGTGCGCCGCGCCCAACAGGAGCACGAGCCTCGTGGACTGCGAATTGTACGCCGACGGCATGTGCTTCACGATGTCCGCGAGAATCTTCTCCAGCTCCTGATCGCCAAGGGGAGACTTCTTTCCAACCGTGTGAATCGACCGGCGATCTCGAATGGCCGCAAGAAGTCCCTTCTCCGTCGTGACAGGCATGTGCATTCCCTCCACTCATTTCTCTTTGCTTTTGTAAGCAGGATACCACTCGTAAGCATATCCATTGTACCCCAGGCGCGCGTGAAAATCACGCGCCTCCACTTGCCACCAAGCGACAGCGCCGGGAGGACGAGATCTGCCTGCTGCTGGAGTTCGCGCTCGGAGAGGCGTGACCGCGACAAGAGCCACAAGGGCTTTTGCCCCTGTGGCTCCATATGTCCCGTGTGGCTCCGAATTTCACTTCACGGGCTGCGGCTCGTCCTCGATGTCCGTGGGCGAGTCCGTGCCCGATTCCTCGTCGCCTGGCGACTCGGACGTCTCCGCGTCATCCTGCTGCGCAGACGCCTCGG from Alicyclobacillus acidocaldarius subsp. acidocaldarius DSM 446 carries:
- a CDS encoding nitroreductase family protein; protein product: MPVTTEKGLLAAIRDRRSIHTVGKKSPLGDQELEKILADIVKHMPSAYNSQSTRLVLLLGAAHEKFWDIVQDVMRAVVAPDQLDAVAARLAGFRGGYGTVLFFEDQAVIESFQQKFPANQDKFPVWAEHTNAMHQYAVWVVLEAYGYGASLQHYNVVEDRVKAEWKLPETWRLVAQMPFGSPENAPREKQVQPVEERFKVFK
- a CDS encoding glycoside hydrolase family 127 protein, whose amino-acid sequence is MPPEPSKPRPHLSVQLHSPFWSRYQQLVRETVLPYQYEILNDRVPGVGLTGAIRNFRIAAGLETGEFTGMPFQDSDVAKWLEAVGHALKTKRDPELERMADDVIDLVVAAQQPDGYLNTYFTIQEPGKRFTNLMDCHELYCAGHMMEAAVSYYEATGKRKLLDAMCRFADLIADTFGPGEGQIHGYDGHQEIELALVKLYGVTGEKRYLDLARYFLDARGTEPNFFLEEWERRGRKSFWWPWMKEPDLAYHQAHKPVREQDVAVGHAVRAMYMYTAMADVARLTGDETLARACERLWEDVTRRQMYIIGAVGSTHQGEAFTFDYDLPNETAYAETCASVGLIFFAKRMLELAPRSEYADVMERALYNTVIGSMAQDGKHYCYVNPLEVWPRANEENPDRRHVRPTRQAWFGCACCPPNVARLLMSLGDYVYSWHEAHRTLYVHLHIGSSVEWDLDGSRAQVALASSLPWRGEMSLRMSVSHGPRRFAIAVRIPGWCAGKPSVRVNGQPLARSEVCMENGYAVIEREFANGDEVALEFPMEARWVVGHPELRAVSGMVAIERGPLVYCVEEADHGPNLAALSVDLGAPIAEVPCRIAGVDAVALECDAYRRDDAAFRDGALYQPATEEARREHKVRLRAIPYFLWGNRGQGEMRVWLRWR